From Candidatus Binatia bacterium, a single genomic window includes:
- a CDS encoding penicillin acylase family protein translates to MIENRQPDSRFGEYVQLLRGGKGNMRRQESCMPLVDCRRVRIAVILALVTASAGCQVWPLARYLIAPDYPTLRRGERLAVPGLLAPVEVTQKSDGFSRIVAANEHDALLAEGYVMARDRMAQLDLTRHMARGELAELLGNRRLGERTTLDLDRLHRFLGFRDHATILIAGATPQEQAALAAFTQGVNAWIESGPLPLEHRLLGIERIRPWAPEDSTAIYLFLMHGLSGNADREIRRLVIACGNGLDAMERVWPTDLEFSTYALPPEDLRPETYPAPPAVVPELAAELAERCAEGRHDTFDPAARRAAVEPAAGFAFAALPLLAQPGSASNNWVTAGSGTRSGRPVLSNDPHLPFTNPPIFWGVDLEYPGTRVAGFTIAGLHRLAIGHNGSVAWATTTNHVDRQDLVVHRARSETRQGATQAGYDVEGTFVPFGYRTERFGIHGAEPVDVTVRLTRDGPLMNDLDPFVAGRIPLTAIRLAPVGRGTDLDAAAAMSRARNAGEVAAALAGMDQGCQNWVIADSGGSIGYRSPCVLPLRPGWRGTFPVPGWLERYRWPGFVPKSDLPAATDPARGWLVTANGQVIPSNRFPTSYNNDATAPNRFMRIAGLIETGRRNGGLTAADSAAIAHDRAEANWPALRARIEADFCADRAGSEAVVAARRRLCAWDGSMDPQSPVPTLFILWSNALLDRALADDVPGGAAGQVWRWVQALVQFEADAQWLWTRPDSDPVWDDVGTPAAESRADIFRLAFEDAVAEGERKYGTDFDEWQWGRARPFVLEHAFAGGGGGVLGAVLNSSPFGIGGGNETVFKQQFLRSDRERLHPGVGPVVRFTVDLAEPWSATYSIAGGASGWPRSPHYGDRVADWAAGREHPLTPPAAPTDTRVTLVPAPA, encoded by the coding sequence GGGAGTACGTCCAGCTCTTGCGGGGTGGAAAGGGAAACATGCGCAGGCAGGAGTCGTGTATGCCGCTTGTCGATTGCCGCCGTGTTCGCATTGCCGTCATCCTCGCTCTCGTCACCGCGAGCGCCGGATGTCAGGTCTGGCCGCTGGCCCGCTACCTGATTGCCCCCGACTATCCGACCTTGCGCCGGGGCGAACGCCTCGCCGTACCCGGCTTGCTGGCGCCGGTCGAGGTGACGCAGAAATCCGACGGGTTCTCCCGCATCGTCGCCGCCAACGAACACGACGCGCTCCTCGCCGAGGGGTATGTCATGGCCCGCGACCGGATGGCACAGCTCGACCTGACCCGGCACATGGCGCGCGGCGAACTGGCCGAACTGCTCGGCAATCGCCGGCTCGGCGAACGCACCACACTCGACCTCGACCGGCTGCACCGCTTCCTCGGCTTTCGCGACCACGCCACGATCCTGATCGCCGGTGCGACCCCGCAGGAGCAGGCCGCCCTGGCCGCCTTCACACAGGGCGTCAACGCCTGGATCGAGTCCGGGCCGTTGCCGCTCGAACATCGACTGCTCGGTATCGAGCGCATCCGACCGTGGGCCCCGGAAGACTCGACCGCCATCTACCTCTTCTTGATGCACGGACTGAGCGGCAATGCCGACCGCGAGATCAGACGTCTGGTAATCGCCTGCGGCAACGGTCTCGACGCCATGGAGCGCGTCTGGCCGACCGATCTCGAGTTCTCGACGTACGCATTGCCTCCGGAGGACCTGCGTCCGGAGACCTACCCGGCACCGCCGGCAGTGGTGCCCGAGCTGGCTGCCGAACTGGCCGAGCGCTGCGCCGAGGGCCGGCACGATACGTTCGACCCGGCCGCCCGGCGTGCTGCCGTCGAGCCGGCGGCGGGCTTCGCGTTCGCCGCGCTACCCCTGCTCGCCCAACCGGGCAGCGCGAGCAACAACTGGGTAACTGCCGGTAGCGGGACGCGATCGGGGCGACCGGTGCTGTCGAACGATCCGCACCTGCCGTTTACCAATCCGCCGATCTTCTGGGGTGTGGATCTCGAGTATCCCGGCACTCGGGTGGCGGGCTTCACCATCGCCGGCCTGCACCGCCTCGCCATCGGTCACAACGGCAGCGTCGCATGGGCAACGACCACGAACCACGTCGACCGCCAGGATCTGGTCGTGCACCGCGCCCGGTCGGAAACGCGCCAGGGCGCAACCCAGGCCGGGTACGACGTCGAGGGCACGTTCGTGCCGTTCGGCTACCGCACCGAACGCTTCGGAATCCACGGTGCCGAGCCTGTCGATGTGACCGTGCGTCTCACCCGCGACGGACCGCTGATGAACGACCTCGATCCGTTCGTCGCGGGTCGCATACCGCTGACCGCCATCCGACTCGCGCCGGTCGGCCGGGGTACAGACCTGGACGCCGCCGCGGCAATGAGCCGGGCGCGCAACGCGGGCGAGGTCGCCGCGGCACTCGCGGGTATGGACCAGGGCTGTCAGAACTGGGTCATCGCCGACAGCGGCGGTTCGATCGGCTACCGCAGCCCCTGCGTTCTCCCACTGCGACCGGGTTGGCGGGGCACCTTCCCGGTTCCCGGCTGGCTCGAGCGTTATCGGTGGCCCGGCTTCGTACCGAAATCCGACCTGCCGGCGGCAACCGACCCGGCCCGCGGTTGGCTCGTCACGGCGAACGGCCAGGTGATTCCCTCGAACCGCTTTCCCACCAGCTACAACAACGACGCCACGGCGCCCAATCGCTTCATGCGCATCGCCGGCCTGATCGAGACCGGCCGCCGCAACGGCGGGCTCACGGCGGCCGACTCCGCGGCGATCGCGCACGACCGCGCCGAAGCCAACTGGCCGGCCCTTCGCGCCCGGATCGAGGCTGACTTCTGCGCCGATCGCGCCGGCTCGGAGGCAGTCGTCGCCGCACGCCGGCGTCTTTGCGCCTGGGACGGCAGCATGGACCCGCAGTCTCCCGTACCGACTCTCTTCATATTGTGGAGCAACGCTCTACTGGACCGCGCACTCGCCGACGACGTTCCCGGCGGTGCCGCCGGTCAGGTGTGGCGGTGGGTGCAGGCGTTGGTACAGTTCGAAGCCGATGCGCAGTGGCTCTGGACACGCCCGGACAGCGACCCTGTATGGGACGATGTCGGAACGCCTGCGGCCGAGAGCCGGGCCGACATCTTCCGGCTGGCCTTCGAGGATGCGGTGGCCGAAGGCGAGCGCAAGTATGGAACGGACTTCGACGAGTGGCAGTGGGGTCGTGCGCGACCATTCGTCCTCGAGCACGCCTTCGCCGGCGGCGGCGGAGGAGTCCTCGGCGCGGTGCTGAACAGTTCCCCGTTCGGCATCGGCGGCGGCAACGAGACCGTATTCAAGCAGCAGTTCCTGCGTTCGGACCGGGAGCGCCTGCACCCCGGGGTCGGTCCAGTGGTACGCTTCACGGTCGATCTGGCCGAGCCATGGTCGGCCACCTACTCGATCGCCGGCGGAGCAAGCGGCTGGCCGCGTTCGCCTCACTACGGCGATCGGGTCGCCGACTGGGCGGCCGGACGCGAGCATCCGCTGACCCCGCCGGCGGCACCGACGGACACTCGTGTCACTCTCGTACCCGCCCCGGCATAG